In Equus asinus isolate D_3611 breed Donkey chromosome 13, EquAss-T2T_v2, whole genome shotgun sequence, one DNA window encodes the following:
- the MIEF2 gene encoding mitochondrial dynamics protein MID49, protein MAEFSQKRGKRRDDEVLGSAVDFLLANARLVLGVGGAAVLGIATLAVKRLIDRATSPRDEDEAKGDTTCLEDSWKELSLLKATPCLQPRPPPAALSQPLSPLPPSPSAPEGPADDHPQMSPPCSSPAPLCLTFQEKLLAFERDHVTIPVAHVALAKQLAGDIALELQAYLRNKFPELPFGALVPSGPLYDGLQAGLADRVRLLVPLVLEPGLWSLVPGVDTVARDPRCWAVHRTQLEFRSRGSSPWDRFLVGGYLSSRALLELLRKALATSVNWPAIGSLLGCLIRPSVASEELLLEVQHEHLELNVAVLLAVTGTDAEDRLLLAWPLEGLAGNLWLQDLYPAEAARLRALDDHDTGTRRRLLLLLCGVCHSHPALSRLGRRHLTQVVLRLGEEEVDWAEAALGERFLQALELLISGLERASLPCHFNPGVNLFSSLREEEIDDIGYALYSGLQAPEWLL, encoded by the exons ATGGCAGAGTTCTCCCAGAAACGGGGGAAGCGGCGTGACGATGAGGTGCTGGGCAGTGCTGTGGACTTCCTCCTGGCCAATGCCCGTCTGGTGCTGGGTGTGGGCGGAGCTGCCGTGTTGGGCATTGCCACCCTCGCTGTGAAGCGG CTCATTGACAGGGCCACCAGCCCACGGGACGAGGATGAAGCCAAGGGGGACACCACATGCCTGGAGGATAGCTGGAAGGAACTGAGCCTGCTCAAGGCCACACCATGCCTACAGCCCCGGCCCCCACCTGCTGCCCTCAGTCAGCCCCTGTcacccctgcccccctccccctccgcccCAG AGGGGCCTGCAGATGACCAtcctcagatgtcacctccttgTAGTTCCCCAGCACCATTGTGCCTCACGTTCCAGGAGAAGCTGCTGGCATTTGAGCGGGACCACGTGACTATCCCAGTGGCCCATGTGGCTCTGGCCAAACAGCTGGCCGGtgacattgcccttgagctgcaggCCTACTTGCGGAACAAGTTCCCAGAACTGCCTTTCGGGGCGCTTGTGCCCAGCGGGCCCCTCTACGACGGGCTGCAGGCGGGGCTTGCTGACCGCGTGCGTCTCCTGGTTCCCCTGGTGCTGGAGCCGGGCCTGTGGAGCCTGGTACCTGGTGTGGACACTGTGGCCAGAGACCCTCGCTGCTGGGCCGTGCACAGGACTCAGCTTGAGTTCCGCTCCCGAGGGAGCAGCCCCTGGGACCGCTTCCTGGTGGGTGGCTACCTCTCTTCCCGTGCCCTGCTGGAGCTGCTCCGCAAGGCCCTGGCCACCTCTGTCAACTGGCCAGCTATTGGCAGCCTTCTTGGGTGCCTGATCCGGCCCAGCGtggcctcagaggagctgctGCTTGAGGTGCAGCACGAGCACCTGGAGCTCAATGTTGCGGTGCTCTTGGCGGTCACTGGCACCGACGCCGAAGACCGCCTCCTTCTGGCCTGGCCCCTGGAGGGGCTGGCTGGGAACCTCTGGCTGCAGGACTTGTACCCAGCAGAGGCCGCCAGGCTGCGGGCTCTGGATGACCATGATACGGGGACCCGCCGgcgcctgctgctgctgctgtgtgggGTCTGCCACAGCCACCCGGCCCTGAGCCGGCTGGGCCGGCGCCACCTGACCCAGGTGGTTCTGCGCCTTGGGGAGGAAGAGGTGGACTGGGCCGAGGCGGCCTTGGGGGAACGCTTCCTGCAGGCCCTGGAGTTGCTCATCAGCGGCCTAGAGCGGGCCAGCCTGCCCTGCCACTTCAACCCGGGCGTGAACCTCTTCAGCAGCCTGCGCGAGGAGGAGATTGATGACATTGGCTACGCACTGTACAGCGGTCTGCAGGCCCCTGAGTGGCTGCTCTAG